A segment of the Chryseobacterium scophthalmum genome:
TTGGAGATAATGAAAGCTGATAAGGATAATTCCAGGCACCAATAACCAAGATGTTTCCTAAAGGTTCGTTGTGAATTCTGCTTTTTCCGAATTGATTAGCAAGATTAGTTCGTACTTTTTTTGGTTTTGAAAGTGATTTTAAATTCTTTAGATAATATTTAATATCATTTAAAACAAAGGAAATTTCTGTGGTAAATGTATCAAATTTTGATTTCCCGAAATCTTTGTAAATCGCTTCATATAAAAGGTTTTCGTTTTCTAAAATCAAATCCCGAAGTTTTTCAAGATACATTTTTCTGAATCTTAAATTTTTCGTTTGCTGTGTTTTGAAAAACGCTTTCTGCTGTGATACAATTTCCTGAATTTCCATAAGTTAAATTGAAAATTTTAATGTACTTATCTGTTTTGTTAAATGAAAAATATTTACAATAAGCTTACCAATATTTTAGTCATAATTAAAAAAGATACTTTATTAATGAAAATTTATATTTTATCATTGTTTTGTGATAAAAAAAGTTAGTAATTTTATTTCACCAAATTATTAAGATGAGAAAAATTCTACTACTAACTTTTCTTTTAATTAGTTATATCTTAAAATCCCAATGTACAGGATGTACAATTACAAATCCTACCAACCCCAATTTTCATTTTCCGGATAATGAAACCGTATGTTTTACTACTAGTACAACATTTAACAATCCGACTTTTGGTTCCAATGTAAAGGTATGTATTGCGCCCGGAGTTACGGTTGAATTCGTGAACAATATTGCAGGAGTGAATAATGTGATGATTTATTTTGACGTGCATGGAACGCTTCTTTTAGATCAAACAGTTACCACAGTTGCCGATCTTAATATACATGTTTTTAATAGTGGAAATATATCTGTAGGTTCCGGAAATGGAAATCTTACACTGAACGGACAGCAAAATATTATTTTAAACGAAGGACTTATAGAACTGGGGGTTTTACAATTTGGAGATAATACCAATAATAACATCGATAATTATGGGAATTTAAATATCAACGGCAATGTTAATATGAGTAATTCTTCGGTGACGAAATTTAGAAATGAAGCAGGTGGGCTTATTCAGCTGACCGGAAATTACAGCAATAATGAAAATAGTGTTTACATCAATTGTGGAACGATCATTTCTAATAATGGATTCAATATTAATGGAGGAGCTGTTTATAATACCGGTTTTTTTACAGTTGGAGGCGATATTAATATGTCGGGAAATTCCAGCGAAATTCATAATTACGGACTTTTTACTTCTACCGGAAATATGAATAATGCTCCCGCAGATGCTATTATTTATAACGAAGGAAAACTTTCTATAAATCAGTATCAAGGAGGAAATGCCGCATTTCATGGTCCTGCATCTTCATCAAAAAAAAGGATATATAGAAGTTGGAAGTGCCATACAGGTAAATAATTCGGTGATTGGGCCTAATTTAGATTTTAAACGAACTACAGGAGTTTCTGACCCAAGTACCGTTTTTATGAACAGTAATCCTTTTTTTCTCGCTAATGTTACATATGACTGTGCTTCAACAAATAGTTGTAGTGCACCTCTTATATTTATGCCTGGATTTTGCCCGACAATTAATGGTGATTTACCTCCAATGGCAGTAGATGATGCGTATTCTATTGCGGCAGGTAATAATTCCACTGGGATTGTTTTGGATAATGATTTTGAAACATTCGGTGGAGCGCAAGCAACCGTAACGAATGTTATCATGTCTCAGATCTCAACTTCCAATTCCGGAATTAATTTAAATACTGCGAATGGGCAAGTGGAAGTTAATGCAGGCACACCTTCGGGAACTTATACTTTAGAATATCAGATCTGCCAACAAGCCAATCCTTCCAATTGTGATACAGCCATTGTTACGATAACTGTTCCCGGAACTTCTACTTGTTACAAACCTGCAGCAAATACAGGAACGGTACTTCCTTCAAAAGTTGGAATTACCGCGTTGGGAAGAGCAGATTCTGGAGATACAAATTGGCCGGGAGTAAGAAAAGGAGCTTGGGTAGTTTTAGAATCTAAGACCAAAGGTTTTGTTTTGAACCGATTAACGGATGCGGAAGTTTCTTTAATTCCTGTGGCAGATTTAAAAGAAGGGATGATGGTTTACAATCTCACTCAAAACTGCCTTCAAATCAATATCGACGGAACTTCTACAGGTTGGAGATGTTTTAATAATCAAACTTGTCCGGATTAATTTTTAAATTAAATCAAAATGAAAAAAACAATTATACTGATAAGTTTAATAGCTTTTGCTACAGCATATTCACAAGTTGCGATTGGGAAAACTATTTTGGAATCTGCATCATCATCATTGGAATTTGGAAATGAAAACCGAGGAATGATTCTTCCTTGGGTGACGAATGCTTCAAGTTTGCAAAACACCGTCAACGGAACACTGGTTTTTGATCTTTCCGATAAAAAAGTGAAATCTTTTCAAAATAATATGTGGGTAGATCTTTCTGTCAACACATCAGGAATTGCCGACTCAAGTTTGCAGGATAATCTTAACGATAATTCTTCAGCAAAAACTTCTATCGGAACACCAACAGCAACTGCAGGAATTTTAGTTTTAGAAGATAATAACAAAGCGATGATTTTACCTAAAGTGGCAAGTCCGCATCTCAATATTATCTCTCCGGATGCAGGAATGATGGTTTATGATACCGTAAAAAAGCAACTCGCAGTTTTCAACGGTTCGGTATGGACTTTTTGGAGCGAATGAATTTTAGCTGGAAGTCTGAAGAAGGAAGCTGGAAGTTTAATAAGCACTATACTTACTTCCGATTTCCATCATCAAGCTTCCAACCTAAACAAAAGCTTACAGAATATTTCTTACTGCAATTTTTACCGGATGATACAGTAAAACTACAAATGCCGTAATTAATGCTAGCCAAAACAACCCTGTGAAAATTTCCATATTAGAAAGAAGAATGGCTTGGGCATTTATTTTTGCTTTAAAAGCTCCTGCTGTCATAGATATCGACTCGTTTACCGGAAGTTTTGATATGTTTGCTCCAAAGATCTGACTCCATTGTGAGTAGAAAAGAGGATTGGTATCGGTAAATTCGGAACTCAAAGTGTCTGAATGTTTTAAAGTTAAAAATAACATCAAATTTTGCATTAATGCATATCCTATTGCGGTTGTCCAGAATCTTGTGGAAGTTCCGACTGCCGTTGCATTGGAAACGTATTGTTCGGGCATTCCTGCAATGAGAAAAAATACCAAAGGCGTGAAAAGCAATCCTTGCCCGACTCCCTGAAGAAATAATGGCGGACAAATTGTTTGAAGCGTTGTATCTGGATAAAAAGTATACGTAAACCAGGCACAATCTATTGCTAAAATTAAAAAACCGCTGAAGAAAACCAATCTTGATGAAGCTCCTTTTGTAATACAAAGCGCAGACAGAAAAACGCCTAAGAGTGTTCCTGCAACATTCCAGTACTGAATTTCTACAATATAATCCCACGGCCATTTCCAAACGGTTGCCATAATATTGTAAACGTTATTGACGCTTGCTCTCAAAATATAAAAGATGAAGAAAAGTATGACACCAACAATCACATTTTTAGAACTGAATACTTCAAAATGAAAAAAAGGTCTTGCCGAATTTCTTTGTTTTAGCATAAATAAACCTCCGAAAATCATGCAGATAAAAAGACAGATTACGATAATATTTGATTCAAACCACATTAATCTCTTTCCGTAAATAATTGCATATGCTCCAGATTGCAGACACAACCAAAGCAGAAACCAACTCGCAATATCCAATTGGTACAATGGTTTCTTCGCAAAAAACCTGTTTTTATTGAAAATAGCCACCGCAATAATTAAAACAAAAACATGAAAATAAACCATCATTAAGATCATGTGCTGAAAATCGTAATCTTCAATACTCGACTTCAAAAGGGAAGTGGTAATTGTTCCCCCGGTAAGAATAATGGTATACATGAAAAGATAGGCAATTTCTTTGGCGTGTTTTGTTTTCAGTTCGGCAATGATCAGCGGTAAGAATATGGCACCTTCCAGAACTCCGAAAATCCCTTCTAAGACACGAATGACCAGAATAATATGATAGTCATTGGTAATGGAAAGAGCATAAAGAATAAGAATGGAAACGGAAGACATCAGCAACGTGTAGTATTTCACGCTGAAATACGCCATAAACCGTTGTATTACCAAAAGGGTAACCACGAAAGTTCCATACATTAAGATCATCAAATATTGAATATCATCCGAATCTGCATCCATAAATGAAGAGGTAAAAGCACTGTTGGAGTGCAAAAGCGACAACAACATCAGGTGAGGAAAAAGAGCTAAAATCAAAAGCGGTAATTTCAGCCATTGAGGTACCCATTTATGATAAACTGTATTGTGATGCATGATTTTTCTTTAAAGGCAAATAAGCTTATGATCCAATTGCCAATTGTATTTTATATTATTTTGTTTAATTTTTTTAGGAGCTTGATCCCGCTTTCCACTATATCTTTTGTTTCGCTTCGCTACACAAAAGGATGCCGTTGCAAACGGGGCTAGAGTAGAGTCATCCCTTCAATGTTTATCATTATACAGAGCTTGTCCTAGGCTCGAATCTTTCCAATAGAATACTATTTTTAGATTCCTACGGAATGACAAACTTGCTTAAAAAGTTTAAATAAAATTATTATGAGTGAAAAAATGCGAAAAGACAAAAAAGCAAGGTATAAAAGTAAAGATAAGATGGCAAAATTGCGATTCTGTCTTTCCGCTAAAATATTTTAATTTGAAAATTTGACAATGAGATAATTTGAAAATGTTAGCAGAATATTTTTACTCTAAAACGCTCCCACCCTCAAACTCTATATCTTTTTCGCGCTCACCAGAACATTCATTCCGGAAAGTAGTTTTTCGTTATTCTGATTGTTTTCGAGAATAATTTTCACCGGAAATCTTTGTTCAATTTTCACGAAATTTCCTGTCGCATTATCTGGTTTTACCAAAGAAAACTGAGAACCTGAAGCTGGGGAAACAGAAACTATTTTTCCTTTGAATTCAGCATTCGGATAAGCATCTGCAGTGATGATAACTTCTTTATTCTGGTCGATTTCTCCTAACTGCGTTTCTTTGTAATTGGCAATGATCCATTTTTCTTTACTTACGATTTGAACCAAAGCTTGACCTTCTTTTATTAATTGCCCTTCCTGAATGGTTTTCTTACCGACCCAACCGTCGTAAGGTGCTGTAACCACTGTGTAAGAAAGGAAAAGTTTAGCATTATTCAGACTGGCAGAGCTTTGTTGAATCTGGCTTTTTATAGGAGCAACTTTTGTTTCCTGTTCGTTTACACTGGCTCTAACAGCATTTTTTTGCTGTTCTAATGCCAAAAGATTAGCTTTTGCCTGCTCATAAGAAGCTTTAGCATTTTCAAATTGCTGTTCTGTGGCGGCATCTTCAGAAACCAAGTTTTTGTATCTTTTAAAATCCTGTTCGGTCCTCCAGATGTCTATTTTGGCGGAAGCGATTTTTGCATCAATAATTTTAGTGTCGCTTGCTTTGGTATTTACTCCGCTTTCGATGGTGTTAATGTTCTCAGAGTTTACATTAAGGCTGGCTTCAGCCATTTTTACCTGATTGACAAATTCGCGATTGTCGATAATAATTAAAGTATCTCCTTTGTGAACGAATTGATTTTCATTAAACTTAATAGTTTGAATAAACCCCGAAACTTTGCTTGAAACTGGCGTTATATATTGTTCGATTTGCGCATCGTTGGTCGTCACGTTTTTTCTTGAAAAAAGATAGAAGCTTAGCATTCCGGTAATTCCGGTGATGATGAGGATCCAGGCTAATAAAGTAATCGTCTTGTTGATTCTTTTTTCCTTTCGTGTTAATTGCTTTTGTGCCATAGTTTTTATAGGTTTCCAATAGTGTATTGGAGTTGGTAATATTTTAGTTGACGATTTATTTTTACTGAAATTAAATTAGATTGAGCTTCCAAATAAGCGTTGTCTGCATCGATCAATTCGGTGATCAAGCTTAATTTGTTAGTGTATTTCTTTCTTACAATTCTGTAGTTTTCCTTAGCCTGATCAATTGCTTCTTCTGCAATGCTCACTTTCTGATCGGTTTCTTCAAACTTTTTGTAAGCTTCATATACGTTATGTCTGATATTTTCTTCATTTTCTTCGATCTGCAATTTGGCAAGGCTAATATTTTCCTTTGCTTCATGCATTTTATATTTGTTTTTATACAAACTTTCGATAGGATAGGTAAGATTGACACCGATCATTCCTAAACGATACGCATAAGGTTCGGGAGGAAAAAACATCATGTTCGGGTATTTCATAAAATATTCTCCACCTGCTGTAATTTTGGGTAAATAATTAGCTTTTGTAATTTTTTTATCTAATTCCTTCAACGAAAGATTTTTGGTCGCCATTTCAACAGTTTCGTTTTTATGTAAAGCAGTTTCCGTTAATTCATTGACGTAAGGAATTTCTGCATTTTCTGAGATCAAATCTTCCGTATCAACATGCATTTCCTGATTTTCCGGAAGCGACAGAATGGTTTTTAATTTATGTTCGGCAATTTGTACATCATTATCCAGTTCTGTCCAGCTCATTTTGTGATTGGAAAGTTGTAGAGAAGTTCTCAAGACCTCATTTACTGTTACAACACCGTTTGCTTTCAAGGCTTTTACCTGTTTAATATTGACAGAATCTTCATGCATTTTATCATTAATCAAATGTTGCTGTTCTTTTAAATGATGAATCTGAAGAAAAGCGGTGATGATTTCCATCGTCAATTGTCTTTTGTCTAAATGCATTTTTAATGAAGAAATTTCAGTGTCAATGGCTGCTTTTTTTTCAATATTTTTAATTTTTCCACCTATGTAAACTGGGATTGAAGCTGAAAGCGTAAAATCATACATTCCATTGATGATATCATACTTTGTTGCTTTTCCAAATACGCCATTTTCATGTTGAAAAAGATTTGAAACCTGATTATAACTTGTATGAAATTCAATATCCGGAAGTTTTTCCATTTTGAGATCTTTCTCTTTGGTCTCGGACATTTCATTTTTTAAATGACTGATCTGAATTTTTTTATTGTTCTTTAATCCGATCTCAATTGCCTGTTGCAAGCTGAGATGTTGATAATCGATCATCTGTGAATGTAGAAAACTGCTTATCAATAATAAGCACAACGCCATACAGTGATATCTGTGTGCGCCAAATATCATTTTCATAATTTAAATAAAAGTTTTTTGCTAAATTGATTTTGATTCTGCAAATTTACGGGGTGAAGCTTGAGACATGATTTGTGAAAACAGAAAAATATTTGTCCATTTGCGCCAAGTTGGTTTTTTTATTACCTTTATTCGATGAACGACAATCATTTTGGAGCCGTTGAAGAATTGGATGCCGAATTTTATATCTATCATGTTCTTGCAGATAATGTAAAAACAGAAATACATCATCACAGTTCTGCTCAGTTAGTATATGCAGAAGGCGGTATTGTACATATTTTCACCGATTTGAAACATTGGTATTTACCGGCAAGATGTTTTATGTGGATTCCTGCTGGAACTCCGCATTATATTTTTTCTACAAGCCCGAAAGTTGACCTTTATAACTTTTATTTTAAAAAAGAAGAAAATGAAAATGGCTTTTTTGATGAAATTAATATTTATTCGGTCAGTCATTTGCTTAGAGAAATGATTTTATATACAAAAGATTGGGATGGGAAAATCACAAAAAATGATGGTGCTAATTATTATTTCCTTAAAGCTTTAAAAGGTATTTTACCTGAAAAACGAGATAAAAAACTGGCATTTCCTATTCAGCACCCTTTTCCTAATGATGAAACTTTATTAAAGGTTGCGCAATACATTCATGCTAATCTTGAAAAGCCTTTAACCATCGAATCTACCGCGAAAGAATTTGGAATGAGTACAAGAACTCTTTCGAGGAAGTTTAAAGAAATTTTAGGCATGAATTACGTTCGTTTTCTTCGAGCATTGAGGATTACCCGTTCTCTGGAACTAATGATCGAAGAAAAATATAATATGTATGAGATCGCCATGATGGTGGGATACAATAGTCTCTCTTCTTTCAGTAATATCTTCAAAAAAGTAATTGGAATTCCTCCGACGGAGTATCAGCAAAAGCTGAGAGGGAATGATTAGGTGGGAGAGTTATGTGTTTGAGAGTTGGAGGGTTATAGAGTTAGAGAGTTTTTGCTGCGAAGTTTTTTTGTTGTTGCGAGAAATGATGTGATGAAGCAATCTTTTTAAAAGAATTATTAATAAAGATCTTCATAAAGTTTGCCATCCTGAAAGGATTTAGGCAATGGTTTTTACAAATTAGTCTCTACAAAAAGAGTTTAGATTCCTAAGGAATGACAAAGTGGATTTTATATCGAGATTACTTCGACGCTATGTTGCTCGCCATGACAAAACTTCTAACGCAAGAATTCCCCTCCTTTGGAGGGGTGGCGAAAATTCGAAAGAATTTTTGACGGGGTGGTTTATGAAGTTAAAGATTGCTTAGTCACTACACTTCTCGCAATGACAAAAGTGGAATAAAAAACATCTTTCCTAGCCCCGATAAAAACGGTTACCCCGCAACAAGGAGTGGGGGAGTTTGAGGGTTTTGATGTGGGAATGGGTTGGCGTGAGGAGTATGAGTGGTTAGCGGGAAATAGCTTCTAAAAAAACATAATAAAAACAAAAAACCACTTCAAACGAAGTGGTTTATATTTTTGAGAAAATCTCTTTAAGTCTTAAGCTTCTTCAGAAGGAGTTTCTTCTACAGCAACTTTCTTAGGAGCAGCTGGTTTTGGAGCTTCTACCGGTGCGTCAGATACGATGTCGAATTCGAAGTTGTATTCTACATTTCTGTGTAATCTTACGTTAGCAGTTACTTTACCAGTTCTCTTAATAGTGTTTCCTGGGATTTTGATATACTTCTTATCAACAGAAACTCCAGCTTTAGCAAGAGCAGCAGAAAGATCTGCATTGTTGATAGATCCGAATAATTTATCACCAGAACCTACTTTTGCAGGAATAGTAATAGAAGTTTTCTTTAATTGATCTACTACAGCAGTTGCAGCAGCAATTAATTTAGCTTCTTCTTCTTTTCTAGCTTCTAAAGTAGCTTCAAGAGCTGCAATGTTTTTAGGAGTAGCTAAAAGTGCATAACCTTGAGGTAACAAGAAGTTTCTTGCATAACCTGGTTTTACGCTTACTGTGTCGAATTCAAGACCTAAGTTTTCTACGTCTTTTTTAAGAATAATGTTCATTGTTGTTGTCCGTTTTAGTTTTAGAGCCAAGAACAAAGAATCAAGAATCAAGACTTTAAAAATCTTTTATCTCTTATCTTTTATCTCTTATCTAAATCGTTAGAATTAATATTTATTCAGCAACAAAAGAAGAGATTGCTCTCTTCTTTTATTTATTTTTTTTAGCTTATTTCAATAAGTCAGCTACGTAAGGCATCAAAGCTAAGTGTCTAGCTCTTTTGATAGCAGAAGAAACTTTTCTTTGGTATTTCAAAGAAGTTCCAGTGTATCTTCTAGGTAAAATTTTACCTTGCTCGTTTACGAATTGTAATAAGAAATCAGCATCTTTGTAATCAACGTGCTTAATTCCGAATTTTTTGAATCTACAGTACTTTTTATCAGTTTTAGTGTTGATATCAAGTGGTGTAAGGAATTTTACTTCAGATTCTCCTCCAGCTGAGGCTTGTTTAGCCATATCATCTATTGCCATGTCTTGTCTTTTTTAAATTTTGGGTTAATAAATAATTAAGCTCTTGAAGCTTTAAGTTTAGTTCTTCTAGTTACAGCGTACTCTACAGCGTGCTTGTCTAGTTTTGTAGTAAGGTAACGAATTACTCTTTCGTCACGTTTGAATGCTAATTCTAAATCAGCAACTACATTACCTTCACCTTTAAACTCGATTAAAGTGTAGAATCCATTCTTTTTTAATTGAATTGGATAAGCTAATTTTTTTAATCCCCAATTTTCTCTAGTGACAATCTCACAGTTCTTTTCTTTCAAAAGATCTACATACTTGTTCACTGCTTCCTCCACCTGAGCTTCAGATAGAACGGGAGTTAAAATGAAAACAGTTTCGTAATTGTTCATAATGTTAAATGAATTTGTTAATTATTTCGAGGTGCAAAATTATGAAATCTATTTGTAATATACAATATGAAGCAGGTTTTTTATTGGAATAAAAAAAGACCCGCAAAAACGGGTCTTAATTCATTTTAGAATAAATTAATTATTTCTTGATTATTTTCGCAGACTGTAAACCGGTTTCTGTTTCTGCAGTTATTACATAGGTTCCAGAACTTAGACTTGAAACATTAATTGCAGGTTTGTTTGCATCAATCATTTCAGTTAGTACATTTTTACCACTTAAGTCATATATTTTCACTGATTTTATTTTTGATACTGAATCAATATTCAGAATATCAGAAACAGGATTAGGGTATATTTTTAGATTAGCATCTCTTTTAGCTAAGTCATTTACAGATAAAGAAGCAGCCACATTTACGGTGTAGTCTTCCGCTTGTCCATAACTACCATCTTCACAAGGGAGGGTAAGGTCCGTTGTTCCGTCTAGCTTTTTAATTCTCATTCTGGTATTTCCAAGAAGAGCAGTTGCAGGAACGGCGATAGAATGTACCGCCTGAGTAGCATCAGTTCCTGTAGAATTTGTAATCGTTTGTGTTACAGTATATACTTCCCCGGGATCACTTAGGCTTCCGTTTTGATTCCAGTCAATGAATACTGCAAAATTGTTTGTGTAATTTCCACCAGTATTACCTTTTAAAGTAATATCATAAGACTGTCCTCTGGCTACGTTGGCTGTTTGTGTAAGGAAATATTCATGACTGTTTCCAACGTATGCAGTTGCACTACTTGTATTATTGATTCCTGCAAAATTTACTAAAGTAATTGGTTCGTCAGCATCGTCCCCGAAAAAATCTGAAAATACAAGTGGTCCACAATAAGAAGGTGGTGGGGCAACGTAAGTAAAATCTACTTTAATGTTATCTACCATCAACATAAATTTGTCATTACTGTTATTAACGAAGGCAAATCTTACATTTTGACCAATGTATGGAGTTAGGCTTACAGCTCTGCTCGTCCAGTATTTGTTTTCGCCTGTGGTATTGTAAAGCTCAACAGTAAAATCATTAACTGTATTTCCTCCGTTTGGAGCAAGCATTACTTTGTAGCCATCAGGATAATCTCCGTCTTGTGCTTTGGCGTCCCAATATAAAGTGGGTGAAGCTCCGGAAACAGGAATTGTGGGGGAAATAAGCCAATCATTTGATGTTCCTGCGGGAGTATACCAAGATGTACTCATTGCTGCATAGTTTCCAGCCGGTCCTCCAAAACTTCCGTTAGTACCTTGTCTGTCAATACGATTCCAGCCATTGGTTATGAAATTTACAGCTGAAGCGGGTGTTAATCCGTCAACATCTATTACAGTCCAAGCTGTGATTCCCTGTCCGTTTCCATCGAAATTCTCCTGAAATATTTGGCTGAAACCAAATACAGGAAGTCCTAAAAGTAGTACATTGAGTAAATGTCTTTTCATAGTAATTAGTTTTTTTGTATTCTTTCCCAAGTTAAACAAAAAAACACTTACATTTCAAATGTAAGTGATATTTAAGATGTGTTTTTAATTAAATTTTAATCTTTCCTAATTTCTGTTAAGAAATTCATTTTCAGCACATCATACAAAGAATGTCTACTTACTAAAATTGAAAATAATGAAGAAACCATTCCTGCCAACATCAAATGAAAAATCAAAGAATGTCTGTCTGTCATTTCTAAAACAATAATCGCTGATGTAAATGGAGCTCTTGTTATTCCGGTAAGAAAAGCCACCATTCCTGCGAGAATCACAACATTGGTTTCATTTGGAGTTAAATGAATAATTCCTGAAATGACTGAACCAATACTTGCACCTGCCGTTAAAGCTGGGGCAAAAATTCCACCTGCGCCACCGGAAGTGAAAGATAGGGCAGGACCAAACATTCTTAATATCGGAACATACCAATCTTCATGTTTATCTGGAGTGAAAAGAACACGTTCCATAATTTCTTTTCCAGAACCTAAAACTTCCCGGCTTATAAAAAATGAAATGAAAGCAATCACTAAGGCGCATCCTACAAGAAATAATACATTGGATCTATCGGTTTTTAATTTTCTTTTTTTCCAATCACTTATCTTAAGCATCGTTACTGAAAGTTGACTAGCTAAAATTCCTGCAATTCCGCCAACTAAAATAATTGGGAACATCACCATTAATGAAACATCATTCGTTTTTGGATAGCCTAAATATAAATAAGATCCAGCCAAAGTTTGTGCCGTTAAACCGGCAATAATAACAGCGGTAAAAAGTGCTGTTTTAAAGTAATTGATGTGTGTTTTTGAAAGTTCTTCAACGGCAAATACAATTCCGCCAAGAGGAGTGTTAAAAGCGGCTGCAAGTCCGGCTGCAGCTCCGGTCATAATCATATTTTTCTTGGATATTTTTGGCCACCATTCAGGAAGATATTCGTTGACTTTTCGAAAAATTGAACCAGCAATCTGAATGGTGGGACCTTCTCGTCCAACTGCACCACCTCCGATAACTAAAACTACGGATGAAATAATTTTAAATACAATAATTTTGATACTTAAAAGACTTCTTATTTTTCTGTGTTCTTTAGGATTTGCCAATTCTACAGCGGCCATAACCTGCGGAATCCCACTTCCTTTTGCGTTTGGTGCAAATTCTTTCACCAACCACCACGATAATACAAATCCTATCGGTGCTATAATAAAAATCATCCAGTCGTGCCAGTCTAAAATAAAATGAAGCAGATTTTCACCCCAGGCAAATATCTTAGCATACATTACTGCGAAAAAACCCGTAATCACCGAACCTATCCAAAAAGGAATTGCCTGAAGCAAATTATGTTTCAGTTGTTCGTTTCGGATGTTGTCAAAAGATTTTTTTAACCCTTTTCGGATGTAGACCAATATTCTACGCATAACCTCAAATCTAAACTAATTTTTAAGGATATGAAAATTTTAAGTCTAATTTTGATAACTAAATTCTGAAATTCATAATAGTTTTGATTTTAAGCAAACTTTTGAATTTAATTTGAGTATTAAACAAACAAAAAACCTCCGAAAAAATTCGAAGGTTTATATTTAAAATTGACTGTAGGCAAATCGCTCATTGCCAATTACTCATTACTTATATTTCTGTGTTAAGATCCCAGTTTTCAAGATAATCGTGAACATGTTTCAACATCATTCCACCAAGAGAACCATCTACCACTCTGTGATCGTAAGAGTGAGACATGAACATCAACTGACGGATTGCGATTACATCACCATCTTTAGTTTCAAGAACTGCAGGTTTTTTAACGATAGCTCCGATTGCCATAATAGCAACTTGAGGCTGAGGAATAATAGGTGTTCCCATTAAGTTTCCAAAGCTTCCTACATTAGAAATCGTGTAAGTAGCACCTTGAGTATCTTCTGGTCTTAATTTTTTGTTTC
Coding sequences within it:
- a CDS encoding chloride channel protein gives rise to the protein MRRILVYIRKGLKKSFDNIRNEQLKHNLLQAIPFWIGSVITGFFAVMYAKIFAWGENLLHFILDWHDWMIFIIAPIGFVLSWWLVKEFAPNAKGSGIPQVMAAVELANPKEHRKIRSLLSIKIIVFKIISSVVLVIGGGAVGREGPTIQIAGSIFRKVNEYLPEWWPKISKKNMIMTGAAAGLAAAFNTPLGGIVFAVEELSKTHINYFKTALFTAVIIAGLTAQTLAGSYLYLGYPKTNDVSLMVMFPIILVGGIAGILASQLSVTMLKISDWKKRKLKTDRSNVLFLVGCALVIAFISFFISREVLGSGKEIMERVLFTPDKHEDWYVPILRMFGPALSFTSGGAGGIFAPALTAGASIGSVISGIIHLTPNETNVVILAGMVAFLTGITRAPFTSAIIVLEMTDRHSLIFHLMLAGMVSSLFSILVSRHSLYDVLKMNFLTEIRKD